In Bos taurus isolate L1 Dominette 01449 registration number 42190680 breed Hereford chromosome 11, ARS-UCD2.0, whole genome shotgun sequence, one DNA window encodes the following:
- the POLE4 gene encoding DNA polymerase epsilon subunit 4, producing MAAAAPGSGAAREEEGTGGDAATPQPPAPTSAPGARLSRLPLARVKALVKADPDVTLAGQEAIFILARAAELFVETIAKDAYCCAQQGKRKTLQRRDLDNAIEAVDEFAFLEGTLD from the exons atggcggcggcggcgcctGGAAGCGGGGCTGCCCGGGAGGAGGAGGGCACCGGTGGGGACGCGGCCACTCCGCAGCCCCCAGCCCCGACGAGTGCGCCCGGAGCTCGTCTCTCGAGGCTGCCTCTGGCGCGAGTCAAGGCCTTGGTGAAGGCGGACCCCGACGTGACTCTCGCGGGACAGGAAGCCATCTTCATTCTGGCACGCGCCGCG GAACTGTTTGTGGAAACCATTGCAAAAGATGCCTACTGTTGTGCTCAACAAGGGAAGAGGAAAACTCTTCAGCGGAGAGATTTGG ATAATGCAATAGAAGCTGTGGATGAATTTGCTTTTCTGGAAG